GgacatctgtctgtctcagtctgtgcaGATGGACAGGTCCGCTGTAACACTGGCCGCTGTCTCTCGCCCGCTCTGCTCTGTGACGGATATGACGACTGTGGAGACCTGAGCGACGAACTCAGCTGTGgtgagagaggacacacacacacagtaacacacacacacacacagtaatacacacacacacacagtaacacacacacacacacagtaacacacacacacacacagtaatacacacacacacacagtaatacacacacacacacagtaacacacacacacacacacagtaacacacacacacacacacacacacacacacacacagtaacacacacacacacacagtaacacacacacacacacagtaacacacactttcagtgaCGCAGTTTGGTGGGTTCAGACAGAGAGTGTGAGTCAGGGAATCCACCACCTGTCcctctgccaacacacacacacacacacacacagtgtcatgcAGGGGCGGGGCTTCCTGTGTCTCAGCTGTGAATCTGCTCTGAACACAGAgcttgtgcttttattttgttgacctcagagacagagaccagcACACGGGCAGTAACACCTGACTCTGATTAACCTGGTTAACCAGGTTAGCTCAGGTTAACAGCTGTAATCTTTATAACAGTGCATGAGTTGAcaataaagaaaacactgacaggttTGTTACAGATCACTGAGCATCTGATCTCTTTCTAATGTTTGTACAtctggattgtgtgtgtgtgtgttactgtgtgtgtgtgtgttgtcagtgtgtgatctGGCTCGTGAGCATCGCTGTGGCGACGGTCGCTGTGTGTCCAGAGACTGGCTGTGTGACGGAGACCACGACTGTTTGGACAAAAGCGACGAGCTGAACTGCTGTGAGTCTCCACATCAAGCTGTGACGAGTCCTGACGggtctgaccaatcagagacaTGTCTGTCACATGTTAaagtgactctgtgtgtgtgtgtgtgtgtgtgtgtgtgtgcagcctgtaAGAGTCAGGGTCTGCTGGAGTGCAGGAACGGTCAGTGCATTCCTTCTGCGTTTCGCTGTGACGGAGAGGACGACTGTAAAGACGGCAGCGATGAGGAGCACTGCAGCCGAGAGCAGAGTGAGACGTCTGTCTGCGTCACATCTCTTCacccgtctctgtctctttattcttacagtcatctgtgtgtgtgtgtgtgtattctccAGCCCCGGGTGTGTGTGTTCCCGGTCAGCCGAGCTGTATCTCCACTTcctgtccgtctgtgtgtgcgGGGGGCAGCACCAGCGCCGCCTGCGACCCCcgaaacaacagcagcagctgcagtgagtCGTCACTCTGTTCACGTTTCTCAGatcaaatttcattttaaatggatgaaCGAATGTTTGCTCAGGTGTGTGAGTCCACCtgcacactgcaggtcaggacaaagtgtgtgtccactctctgtagacctctgtGACCAAACGGAGACACAGATGAGGACAAAGCTCTGAGCGATCAtcaggatgctgctgctgaacagaaaCGTCTCCCTCTGGTGGTTGGACCCGGtcctgactctgtctctgtgtgtcccaGCTCGCTGCGAGCCCATCACCCTGGAGCTGTGCATGAACCTGCCCTACAACCTGACCAGCTACCCCAACTACCTGGGTCACCTGTCCCAGAGGGAGAGCTCCGTGTCCTGGGAGTCCTCGCTGTTCCCCGCCCTGGTCCAGACCGGCTGCTACCAGTACCTCATGTTCTACGCCTGCACCCTGCTGGTACCGAAGTGTGACCCGGTCAGCCTGCAGAGGGTGCCGCCCTGCAGGTCAGTCAGTCAACctgcaggtcagtcagaggCAGCGTCACACCTGCAGGCTTTAAACACCTGTCCCTGTCTCCCCTCTGTCCCCCCTCTGTCTCGCTCTGTCCTCGTGCGTCTCGCCCGCAGGTCTCTGTGTCGTACGGCGAAGGAGAAGTGTGAGTCGGTGCTCGGCATTGTGGGTCTGCAGTGGCCCGAGGACTCGGACTGCGGCCAGTTTCCGGAGGACGGGGGTAACAGCACCTGCCTGCTGCCGGAGGCCGGCGTGGACGGTAAACGTCTTCTGTCCTGAAAACTTTGTCCCTctcatggaaaataaaaactttttcacTCACATTTCGATTTTAtcctcctgttgttgttgttgatgcgtTTCCATGGCGACAGAGTGCTCACCCAGCCACTTCAAGTGTCGGTCGGGCCGCTGCGTCCTGGCGTCCAAACGCTGTGACGGACACCTGGACTGTGACGACCACAGCGACGAGGACAACtgtggtgagacacacacacatttcaaaataagagtccCTCTCCACGTCAGCACGCTGACGCCACCTGTCCGTCCCCGTCAGGCTGTTCTGAGCGCGCTCTGTGGGAGTGTCCCGGCAGTAAGGTGTGCATTCAGTCCAGCATGATCTGTGATGGGTTCCCagactgccccctgctggtggaCGAGGCCAACTGCTGTGAGACTCGCTGTTTATCATCATCAGTTTCTGTTGTCATGTGACAAACCTGCTGAGTGTTAATCAGTTTCCGGATGTTTCTCAGCGGCGTGCAGAGATAACGAGCTGTCCTGCAACAACCATCAGTGCGTTCATCGGACGCTGTGGTGCGACGGAAAGAGACACTGCTCAGACAGCTCAGATGAATGGGACTGTGGtaggacacgcacacacacacacacacacgcgcacacacacgcacacacacacgcacgcacacacacacacacgcgcacacacacgcacacacacacacacgcacacacacacacgcacacacacacacgcacacacgcacacacacacacgcacacacacacacgcacacacacacacacgcacacgcacacacacacagccctgactGACTGATCGATCAGGTTCAGTATGGATCTGTTCTCTCCACAGTGTCTCTGACCGATCGATCGGGTTCTGTACTGACCGTGTTCCGGACGGCAGCAGAGTATCAGGTGTGTGCAGACGAGTGGAACCACGAGCTCAGCAAACTGACCTGCAACCAGCTGGGACTAGGGTAAGgttagtaacacacacacacacacacacacacacacacacacaggactaaCAGTAGGGCGGattacatgtacagtgtgtgtgtctctgcagggttccctcctctgtttccatGGTACCCGACCAGCCTGGAGTCCCGGGCCGTCGCCGTTGGTTACACGTCCATCCCGAGTGGAACCTGAGGAACGGTTCTGCTCTGCAGGCGCGACTGGAGAAGAGAAGGTAAGAGAACAAAGGTGGAACCACAGGAGAACTGTTCCCTATGTTTTATTTACGCTGGTTTTCATCAGGTAACCATGGTTACCGAAGAACTGTTTGATTGTGGATCCGCTCGTTGTGTTCAGACTTTCTGTCACTGCCTGCTGCTGCGACCTGCTACTGATGCTGTCTCTGTCCATCCCTCTGTCCGTCCCTCCGTCCCTCTGTCCGTTCATCTGTCCGTCCCTCTGTCCGTCCATCTGTAGTCATGCGTGTCATTCCAGGAGGAGAGTGTCAGTGCTCTGTACCAGAGAAGGTAAACACACTCACTCGTTCTTGATTTGACCACTGGGTGGAGCCAAAGCAAAATCAGGTGACATTTATTATTTAGTGCATCTTATTCTGAAAGAGTCACAGCTAATCTGATATGATGAACCTGATCCTGGATCAGATGCAGACTAAgacttgtctctctctgtcagagtgTGGTCTCCGTCCAGCCGTGGGCGTCTCCCCCCTTAGGAAGAAGAGGATTCTGGGAGGACGGGTGTCCCGGCGGGGGGCGTGGCCGTGGCAGTGCTCGCTGCAGAGCGGGCAGAGCGGACACGTCTGCGGCTGCGTCCTCATCGCTCGGAGGTGGGCTCTGACCGTCGCACACTGCTTCGAGGGGTGAGACggggggagtggggggtggTACCGGGGGGGTTGTTAATGACCTGTGGTGTGATTGTGATGTCACTGACGCTGAGGACTGATGTACCTGCACCAGGAGGGAGAGCGCCGAGCTGTGGAAGGTGGTGCTGGGTCTGAGTAACCTGGACCATCCAGGTGTTCACAGTCAGAGCCGCGGGGTGCGCTCCATCATCGTACACCCACGCTACAACCGGGCGGTGGTGGACTACGACATCAGCGTGGTGGAGCTGGACTCTGAGGTCACAGAGCACTGATGCAGAGTATTGATCAGAGGCTGTGATTGGACGTTTCCATGACGAACGTCGTTGTGTTTGCAGGTCGAGGAGACGGCGTTCGTCAGGCCGGTGTGTCTGCCTCAGCCGGGCCGCCTGCCCTCACCTGACTCCTACTGTTACATCACAGGCTGGGGTCACATGGGCAACAGGAGTgagtgcacacgcacacacagacgcacacacacgtctgactcgTGAGGACTCCTCATATTCACAGTGCATTCTGACGAAGGTTGTGTGATGAAGCTGAGCTttcatcatttaatttaatgtgtgtctgtgtgtgtgtctgtgtgtgtgtctgtgtgtgtgtgtgtgcgtgtctgtgtgtctgtgtgtgtgtgtgtgtgtgtgtctgtgtgtctgtgtgtgtctgtgtgtctgtgtgtgtgtgtgtgtgtgtgtgtgtgtgtctgtgtgtgtgtgtgtgtgtgtgtctgtctgtgtgtgtgtctgtgtgtgtgtgtgtgtgtgtctgtgtgtgtgtgttcagtgccCTTTAAGCTGCAGGAAGGTGAGGTCCGgatcatctctctgtctcagtgtcagtCTTACTTCGACATGAAGACCATCACTCCCAGGATGCTTTGTGCCGGTTACGACGCTGGAACCGTCGACTCCTGCATGGTAACATGTGCAGCCATGTTTATTGTGCTGTAGGTcagcagactcagactgagacGTCACCTTTACCTGTGGGAGAACATGAAACCTGAGATCAGGTCGTTAGAGTTTGAAGAAAAAGTTTTGAGCTCAaacgattagtcgattaatcgatcaacagaaaatggatCTGTAACTAAACAGGAGTTTTCACTGCACTGTGGGTGtgattcatgtgtgtgtgtgtgtgattagggTGACAGCGGCGGTCCGTTGGTGTGTGAGGAGGACGGCGGTCGCTGGACGTTGTTCGGCCTGACGTCGTGGGGCAGCGTGTGCTTCAGTAAAGTGCTCGGACCTGGAGTTTACAGCAACGTGACGCACTTCACCCCCTGGATCCAACAACAGATCTACATCCACACATACCTGACCgactgacacgcacacactcacacaagctcTTTCATTCcaggaggaagtgatgtcatcaACAGGCAAACACGCCTGCAGTTCCTCCACCTGTGCCTATATCTATACTGATAGCCTTCAGATGCTAACTGCTGGAAGAGCAGTAGTATAAACTAGTGTTATAGATGCTAACCAGTTAGCTAGTAGAGCTGTTGTTAACGAGTAGACGTCACATTCACACTATTAAACTTTCACTTCACACTAAGTTTAATtcttattatttacattactcCAAACTTAGATTTAAAACCTACCACACATCAAAGGTAACTTTAAACAGCTGAAAGTTAAACACGGAGACATCTGTGAATCTGAATTTACCTCGAACTCTGCTCAGTTTAAATCTTAGGTTTTTACAGGAAATGAAATTTCTgatatttaaattcaaattgttTGGATCAATCACGTTGCTGGAAGTGaattctcacacactcacatttcacAGGGACGTTAAACCGTcctctgctgtagctgctgttttCATCCATCTGGAAAGGATCAAACAtcagacatttattttgaaaggccATAAAATCCAATCTGAACAGTGACTCAGCAGATCGGGATCATCTCAGCACCCCGTCAgttctcttttattttccagtGTTGTGGGAGCAGCAGGCACATGCTAATGAACACATGGTAATGAACACATGATAATGAACACATGATGATGAACACATGATGACGAACACATTATTAACGTGTTGCGTTAATCGATCGTCTGCTTCTTCAGCTTCGTTCAAACCTTTAACCATCGTTAAAACGTCCCAGTCTTCAGGCGCTTAGCTTCTAAAAGCTGCTAGCTAAAACAGACCAGCCGAGCACTCAACTTCCCACAATGCTTCACTCTATAGTGCCTGTACTTCAACCTAGCAGTAAAAACAACTTGTTACCTGTACAGTGtcgtactgtatgtgtgtctgataGAGagacgattttttttttttttgcttctaaAAACTCTGACATCCAGAACATTCCAGGTGGtcgttgttgttttgtgtgtttggttttttaagagtatttttctacagttttttgTATGTCATGCTTCTcacacagggctgtgtgtgtgtgtgtgtgtgtgtgtgtttgtatgtgattttggttgtgtgcgtgtttctgATGTCACTTCCTGATTTAGCTGTTACATGGttacaatgatgatgatgatgatgaagatgctcTGTGAACAGACTGTAGCCTCTGATGTTTGTGTCCACAGTGAATATTTGGTTTGTATCACCCTGTATCCCACCAATAAAACTATACACTcactctgtcctgtgtgtgtgtgtgcctgtgtgtgtgtctgtgcctgtgtgtgtgtgtgtgcctgtgtgtgtgtgtgtgtgtgtgtgtgtctgtgcctgtgtgtgtgtctgtgcctgtgtctgtgactcacTGTCTGTTTCCACTTCCTCTGCTCCACAAATAAGAAGAACTGATGGAGATATTTATGTTTAGCTCAGTCTGAAGAATCACAGTCATAATGATGATCATCTGATGACCCTGTCATGTGACCCATGTCCTGTGTGGGACGGGTCGGGaccttgtgtgtctgtaacaTATTTGAACTTGTGtatttggtgtttgtgttggatGGAGACATGCTaacagtttccctctgcttcagctgtttgtgctaagctaagctaaatgtCCTGTGCGTCGACTCCGACTGAAGAAatgaatctttaaaaataattcacagagtttgattttaaattgaatGAAGCAGCTGCTCACTCGTGAGTTAACGTCAGGTGTGTGAGTGGAACGATGCTGTCACACGTACACCTGTACGCACACACCGACAACACACCTGCTATTATCCCTCTGATAATAAgacgtgtttgtgtctgcaggcgACCATGAACGCAActctgctgcgtgtgtgtgtgtgtgtgtgttacaaccTGGTATTAATGCAATTCACAGCGACCTGTGTTCCCATAATGCCAGgctttacactgtgtgtgtgatgtctgtcATTTTGTAGAGCGACAAACACAACAGTTAAAACCAACtgttattaacacacacacacactcacactcacacacacacacagcgtccCGTGCTGCTGGTCGGTGACTAACTTGTCAGTcgtcttttcctctttgttgcAGACACACAGCTCGTTACCAACCAAAGGTGAGTgtgtataaaatgtttttactccAGAAAATGAAGCGATGaactgttgtgtgtctgtgtgtctgtgtgagtgtgtgtgtgtgtgtgtgcactggatTGTGAGGATTTATCAGATTTGTTCTGTTTGAGTTTCATTGATGGAAATTTGGTGCATTTTTggacaaatgtgtaaaaaaaactccaagttttttatttattactgaaACTTTTCCATCAGTTGAATTAAAGCGATGATTGTACTGAAATTACAGGAAGTTTAAAATCCATCATGTCTGAATAATTTCCAGATTATTCTGTAAGACTCTCCTGCAGAGAACTGACCAGAGGTCAGTGTGAAGTTGGTAAATCAGCTGATTCCAGTGACCTGCAGCTGTAAAGCAGTTTCCTGACTGATCACTgggaattttattttgtttgctcaTAAACAAAtttcagaaacattttatttcatagatctgtaataataaaaaaaagtcctggGAATAGCTGAGTCATGTTGTATTAATaggtgaggctgtgtgtgtgtgttacagatgaTGGACGAAGAAGCCACAAAGCGTTACTGTCGGATGAGCGACGACGgacagaagcagaaagaaactGAGGTAACGActgtttttcaccttttctGAGACTTTAACATCATCAACACGTCAAAGTCTGAGGATCCGGCTTTATTCAGTCAGGCAGTACAACACGTTACCTGTGCAGCATCAGTGTACGCGAGAATTTTCTGTGTCAGAGGATCAGACTGAACCACCTGAGCTCAGAGCCTGGGACACAGGTGTCTGACAGGTGTCTCATACAGAGACTGGAACACTGACGGTTTTCCTGATTCTGTCCtgggtttggtgtgtgtgtgtgtgtgtgtgtgtgtgtgtgtgtggttactcTGAACAAgtgatgtgattggctgataaATTTAAATCACTGTCTTGATtggctggttgtgtgtgtgtgtgtgtgtgtgtctttttatgttttacagtCTAATGATAAGTGAATCATAAACTATATTTGAAagtcctgaaacacacacacacacacacacacacacacacacaaagagctgagaaagttttcacattttccattaCATGGACGTGTGAGAGGTGAGCGAGTGAATCCGCTGGTTTAATGATTAGTGTGATGAAACAATAAATCTgtgacagagagacggagagagagatggatggaaaagaggaagaacaaaTGGAGGAGTGCAGGAAAAACAAGAGCAGGAATGTtcaaacaagtgtgtgtgtgtgtgtgtgtgtgtgtgtgagtgtgtgtgtgtgtgtgtgtcaggtgcgTCCCGTCTTTACGACCAATCAGATGAAGGAATGAGAGAATTTCCTCTTTCACCTGTTAGTTCATGTGAAAACTTCAGTGTTAACATTTATGAACATGTTGATTTAtgtgaacacacgcacacacacagacagacacacgcacacacacgcacacacacacacagacacacacagacacacacacacacacacacacacacacacacacacacacacacacacacacacacacagacacacacacacacacgcgcacacacacacacacacacacacacacacacacacacacacacagggagtaTCTCAGGTGCAGTGGTTAAATACAGTTTGATTTTCTCTGGATTTCGTTCTTCATCACGTTTCAGAGGGAAACGTTTCGCCGCAGCACGTTTACCTGATCACTTACTTCACTAATCcgaattttttttaatataaatcaACAACAGACACAACGATCCAGCGTCTTTCTTCATTTACCTGAGCTGATGGCTGAAGGCTCCAGGTGACTGTGATGAACGTCTCACTCCATAAATCAGTTGATTCatggagaaaataatcagcagattaatcaatatcTGAATGATCTCATTATAAATCATTACCTGATCCAGAACAATCCAAACCAAACTGTAAACATGTCACTGTGGAGCAGCTCAGAGGCTGAAGGATCCTGACACACATGTCAGCAGACACACGGGTTTAGCTGTGGAGGACAAAGGGCAGCGCCTCATTCActgcctgtgtctctctccctctctccctccctccctccccctccctccctctctctcatgaCTAATTTACACACATGTCTGTGGTAAAGCGAGGGAGTAAAGTTCAGGTCggtcaggaggagagagagatcacCGTCCTGCCGCAGAGGAAGACGGAGCGCCGGGACGACACCGGCGAGGTGAGGGGtcgacaacacacacagacacacacacacacacacacacacagacacagacacacacacacacactacatttaGCTCGTGTCTGCAGTGAACCATGGATGGACTCACACCTCTCACTGATCTCTGTGAGACTggaggaaacttaaaaacagcaggattctgaatgaagttctgcacTGAGACCTGTCTGAATGTTGAAGTATGATGATTCTCCGTGTCCGTATACTTTTGGCCTGCAGTCAGTGGGTTTGTGCAGGTGCTCAGGTACCTGCCT
The sequence above is drawn from the Toxotes jaculatrix isolate fToxJac2 chromosome 23, fToxJac2.pri, whole genome shotgun sequence genome and encodes:
- the corin gene encoding atrial natriuretic peptide-converting enzyme isoform X3; translated protein: MGGEAFPQKLGSTNHLRLLLYILIPTVSLLAALLLLVLAFTGIFGGSLSDSSPLPSPEPIADSDPGYHGNSTMPSPSFEAGSVTSLLQNHSESTPAAITSVLPPSSSQAPPTQPYTKPPDWLTSVTMSTAWPIRTTPAPDTGSCQLILEPQCHMLPYNQTWLSSSVAVVKSSEVDMLLRFFSYLSRLSCYRHIMLFGCSLALPECVAADGAHNRRVVLPCASFCEAAREGCEPVLQMFNASWPDFLRCSQFSNITSTSPPSSSTSPTATTGPAPPACYTPRQIKGKPSVCGGKDHFLCATGICIPQKLVCNGYNDCDDWSDETHCVCADGQVRCNTGRCLSPALLCDGYDDCGDLSDELSCVCDLAREHRCGDGRCVSRDWLCDGDHDCLDKSDELNCSCKSQGLLECRNGQCIPSAFRCDGEDDCKDGSDEEHCSREQTPGVCVPGQPSCISTSCPSVCAGGSTSAACDPRNNSSSCTRCEPITLELCMNLPYNLTSYPNYLGHLSQRESSVSWESSLFPALVQTGCYQYLMFYACTLLVPKCDPVSLQRVPPCRSLCRTAKEKCESVLGIVGLQWPEDSDCGQFPEDGGNSTCLLPEAGVDECSPSHFKCRSGRCVLASKRCDGHLDCDDHSDEDNCGCSERALWECPGSKVCIQSSMICDGFPDCPLLVDEANCSACRDNELSCNNHQCVHRTLWCDGKRHCSDSSDEWDCVSLTDRSGSVLTVFRTAAEYQVCADEWNHELSKLTCNQLGLGVPSSVSMVPDQPGVPGRRRWLHVHPEWNLRNGSALQARLEKRSHACHSRRRVSVLCTREECGLRPAVGVSPLRKKRILGGRVSRRGAWPWQCSLQSGQSGHVCGCVLIARRWALTVAHCFEGRESAELWKVVLGLSNLDHPGVHSQSRGVRSIIVHPRYNRAVVDYDISVVELDSEVEETAFVRPVCLPQPGRLPSPDSYCYITGWGHMGNRMPFKLQEGEVRIISLSQCQSYFDMKTITPRMLCAGYDAGTVDSCMGDSGGPLVCEEDGGRWTLFGLTSWGSVCFSKVLGPGVYSNVTHFTPWIQQQIYIHTYLTD
- the corin gene encoding atrial natriuretic peptide-converting enzyme isoform X1, coding for MLSARRETCPRVTFSGAGAEATPARGPETGMGGEAFPQKLGSTNHLRLLLYILIPTVSLLAALLLLVLAFTGIFGGSLSDSSPLPSPEPIADSDPGYHGNSTMPSPSFEAGSVTSLLQNHSESTPAAITSVLPPSSSQAPPTQPYTKPPDWLTSVTMSTAWPIRTTPAPDTGSCQLILEPQCHMLPYNQTWLSSSVAVVKSSEVDMLLRFFSYLSRLSCYRHIMLFGCSLALPECVAADGAHNRRVVLPCASFCEAAREGCEPVLQMFNASWPDFLRCSQFSNITSTSPPSSSTSPTATTGPAPPACYTPRQIKGKPSVCGGKDHFLCATGICIPQKLVCNGYNDCDDWSDETHCVCADGQVRCNTGRCLSPALLCDGYDDCGDLSDELSCVCDLAREHRCGDGRCVSRDWLCDGDHDCLDKSDELNCSCKSQGLLECRNGQCIPSAFRCDGEDDCKDGSDEEHCSREQTPGVCVPGQPSCISTSCPSVCAGGSTSAACDPRNNSSSCTRCEPITLELCMNLPYNLTSYPNYLGHLSQRESSVSWESSLFPALVQTGCYQYLMFYACTLLVPKCDPVSLQRVPPCRSLCRTAKEKCESVLGIVGLQWPEDSDCGQFPEDGGNSTCLLPEAGVDECSPSHFKCRSGRCVLASKRCDGHLDCDDHSDEDNCGCSERALWECPGSKVCIQSSMICDGFPDCPLLVDEANCSACRDNELSCNNHQCVHRTLWCDGKRHCSDSSDEWDCVSLTDRSGSVLTVFRTAAEYQVCADEWNHELSKLTCNQLGLGVPSSVSMVPDQPGVPGRRRWLHVHPEWNLRNGSALQARLEKRSHACHSRRRVSVLCTREECGLRPAVGVSPLRKKRILGGRVSRRGAWPWQCSLQSGQSGHVCGCVLIARRWALTVAHCFEGRESAELWKVVLGLSNLDHPGVHSQSRGVRSIIVHPRYNRAVVDYDISVVELDSEVEETAFVRPVCLPQPGRLPSPDSYCYITGWGHMGNRMPFKLQEGEVRIISLSQCQSYFDMKTITPRMLCAGYDAGTVDSCMGDSGGPLVCEEDGGRWTLFGLTSWGSVCFSKVLGPGVYSNVTHFTPWIQQQIYIHTYLTD
- the corin gene encoding atrial natriuretic peptide-converting enzyme isoform X2, which produces MLSARRETCPRVTFSGAGAEATPARGPETGMGGEAFPQKLGSTNHLRLLLYILIPTVSLLAALLLLVLAFTGIFGGSLSDSSPLPSPEPIADSDPGYHGNSTMPSPSFEAGSVTSLLQNHSESTPAAITSVLPPSSSQAPPTQPYTKPPDWLTSVTMSTAWPIRTTPAPDTGSCQLILEPQCHMLPYNQTWLSSSVAVVKSSEVDMLLRFFSYLSRLSCYRHIMLFGCSLALPECVAADGAHNRRVVLPCASFCEAAREGCEPVLQMFNASWPDFLRCSQFSNITSTSPPSSSTSPTATTGPAPPACYTPRQIKGKPWICIPQKLVCNGYNDCDDWSDETHCVCADGQVRCNTGRCLSPALLCDGYDDCGDLSDELSCVCDLAREHRCGDGRCVSRDWLCDGDHDCLDKSDELNCSCKSQGLLECRNGQCIPSAFRCDGEDDCKDGSDEEHCSREQTPGVCVPGQPSCISTSCPSVCAGGSTSAACDPRNNSSSCTRCEPITLELCMNLPYNLTSYPNYLGHLSQRESSVSWESSLFPALVQTGCYQYLMFYACTLLVPKCDPVSLQRVPPCRSLCRTAKEKCESVLGIVGLQWPEDSDCGQFPEDGGNSTCLLPEAGVDECSPSHFKCRSGRCVLASKRCDGHLDCDDHSDEDNCGCSERALWECPGSKVCIQSSMICDGFPDCPLLVDEANCSACRDNELSCNNHQCVHRTLWCDGKRHCSDSSDEWDCVSLTDRSGSVLTVFRTAAEYQVCADEWNHELSKLTCNQLGLGVPSSVSMVPDQPGVPGRRRWLHVHPEWNLRNGSALQARLEKRSHACHSRRRVSVLCTREECGLRPAVGVSPLRKKRILGGRVSRRGAWPWQCSLQSGQSGHVCGCVLIARRWALTVAHCFEGRESAELWKVVLGLSNLDHPGVHSQSRGVRSIIVHPRYNRAVVDYDISVVELDSEVEETAFVRPVCLPQPGRLPSPDSYCYITGWGHMGNRMPFKLQEGEVRIISLSQCQSYFDMKTITPRMLCAGYDAGTVDSCMGDSGGPLVCEEDGGRWTLFGLTSWGSVCFSKVLGPGVYSNVTHFTPWIQQQIYIHTYLTD